CTGCTTGCGCGCCTTGCGGTAGCGCTTGGCGAGGATGGCGTCGGCGAAGCCCGTGATCGGCTCGCGCTGCAGCACGCGGGCGTCGATGTCGTCGATCCGGCACCAGCCGCTTCGGCCGACCCAGCAGGCGAAGGTGAAGGCGAGGTCGCCGTATCGCTCGGAAGCGAGCGTCTCGCGCACGGTGTGATGCGCCTGCGCCCGGCGGTCCTCGGCCAGCTCGATCAGCGCTCCCAGGTCGGGATCGTCCGGATTGGCCTCGCGCACCGGCGCCAGCGTCTCGGTCACGAACACGTCGAGGTCGCGCGCCGGGCCGAGCGGGCCCAGCAGCCAGCGCAGCTCGTCGTTCCAGCGGTCACGGACCGGCGGGCTGATCGCCGGCTTCATCAGGCTCATGGCCGAGCGCAGGCGGCGAAGCGCGACGCGCAGCTGATGCAGCCCTTCCGGGTCGCGCGCGTCGGCCGTGGCCGCCTCGTTGTCGAGCCAGTGCCGGACGCAGCCGCCCAGGATCGCGTGCACGGCGTCGTCGACCCGCATCCCCGGATGAAGCCCGACCGAATCCGCCTTGCGCCATTCCGGCGGCGTTCCGGCCGCCAGGGCGTGGCCGCGTGCCGACTTGTCCTGGGTCTGGAGACGCAAGGGCGCGACGCCGCGCAGGGCTTCCGCCACCTCGAACAGCGGCGCGGCCGAACCGCTCTTCAGCTCGAGCTCGATCTCCGACAAGGGCATCCTGTGCGAGCCCGCCTGGATGCGCCCCTGGTCGAAGGCCACCTCGATCAGGGCCGGCGCGGCCGGCTTCGCCGCCCAGGAAACGGTCAGGGCGCGGCGCTTGAAGCGGGTCTCGTAGACAGGCTCCAGCTCGTCGGGCAGGACGAGACCGGTCAGCTCGAGCACGGCCGGGTCGCCAAAGGCCGCCAAGTCCGGGTGGCTGCCCTCCAGCTCCACCTCCCACTCGCCCCGGCGCAGCGACGCGCCGTTGGACTCGTTGGCGGTCTTCAGGGTCTGGATGTGGCGGCGGCCCACGCGGCGCACGCGCAGGGCCAGCTTGCGGCGGCTCAGGCGCCGGTCGGGCGTGTCGTAATAGATCGTCACCAGATCGCGCGCGACGGCCGGTGCCTCGGCGTGATCGTTCAGGAGCTTGGCGTCGATCAGGGTGTCGATCGCCTCTGCCGTGGCGGCGAGCTTCAGCTCGACCTCGAGCGGCCGGTCGTCGGGTGCCAAGCAGGCCTCCGTGTTGATGACAGAACGGTGACTCCGGGCGATGGTGTCTACGCGCTCCTCGACCGGTTGCCAAGATGTCCCGTCCCGGTTCACCCTGGAATTTGCCGGCCGAACCGGCGCGGCGTTCCGACGCTCCATGGCACCTTGGGACATATTTGCATAAAATGCACTCGTCGCGTCGGACATGAACGTCTAGGGTCCGTCGTCGGCTTTCCTGACATCCTCCAGGGCATCGCATGGGCTACGAGATCGAGCGCAAGTTCCTGATCGCGAACGACGCATGGCGCGGCGGGATCGTGGGCGAGCGTCACCTGCGCGACGGGCTGGTGGCCCGCTTCGGCCAGGGCAAGGTCCGCGTGCGGATCGACGCCGAGCGGGCGTGGATCACCGTCAAGGGGCCGCGCGTCGGCTTCGCCCGCCCCGAGTTCGAGTATCCGATACCGCTCGGCGACGCCGAGGCCATGCTGGCCTCGCTGTGCGACGGGCCGGTCGTCGAGAAGACGCGCTACCTCGTCCCTCATGACGGACTGGTCTGGGAGGTCGACATCTATGACGGCATACTTGGCGGCCTCGCCTTCGCCGAGGTCGAGCTGCCGAGCGTCGATCATCCGCTGCGCCCGCCCCATTGGGTCGGCCGGGAAGTGACCGGCGACCCGAAATTCCGCCAGGCCGCCCTGCTCCAGGCGGTCGGCGGAAGCCCGGCCCTGGCGGTCGGCTGAACGGACGGACAGCCGCTTTCGTCACAGGTCGGGGCCTATGGCCGGACGACCTCGCCGTCCTCCTTCGTGAAGCTGTCCGGCTTGCGCTCCAGCAGGTCCAGCACCCGCTCGGACGGACGCGCCAGCCGGACGCCCACCGGGGTGGCCACGATCGGCCGGTTCACCAGGATCGGGTGCGCGACCATGGCGTCGAGGATCCGGTCGTCCGTCACGCTCGCGTCGAGGAGGCCGAGCTCGGCGGCCGGTGTGCCCTTGGCGCGCAGGATGTCGTGCGGGCGGGCCTGCATGGCCGCGAGCAGGCGCTCCAGCTCCGGCCTCGTCCAGCCCGTCCGGAGATAGAGGACGACGGTCGGCTCGTAACCGGCGGCCCGGATCAAGGCGAGCGCGTTGCGGGACGTGCCGCAGGCCGGGTTGTGGTAGATCGTGATCGGAAACGCGTTCATGCCGGTCTCGCCTCCCTGAACAGCCAGCCGCTCAAGCCGGCCGCGGCCACAGCCCCGGCGAT
Above is a genomic segment from Geminicoccaceae bacterium SCSIO 64248 containing:
- the arsC gene encoding arsenate reductase (glutaredoxin) (This arsenate reductase requires both glutathione and glutaredoxin to convert arsenate to arsenite, after which the efflux transporter formed by ArsA and ArsB can extrude the arsenite from the cell, providing resistance.), whose product is MNAFPITIYHNPACGTSRNALALIRAAGYEPTVVLYLRTGWTRPELERLLAAMQARPHDILRAKGTPAAELGLLDASVTDDRILDAMVAHPILVNRPIVATPVGVRLARPSERVLDLLERKPDSFTKEDGEVVRP
- a CDS encoding CHAD domain-containing protein — its product is MAPDDRPLEVELKLAATAEAIDTLIDAKLLNDHAEAPAVARDLVTIYYDTPDRRLSRRKLALRVRRVGRRHIQTLKTANESNGASLRRGEWEVELEGSHPDLAAFGDPAVLELTGLVLPDELEPVYETRFKRRALTVSWAAKPAAPALIEVAFDQGRIQAGSHRMPLSEIELELKSGSAAPLFEVAEALRGVAPLRLQTQDKSARGHALAAGTPPEWRKADSVGLHPGMRVDDAVHAILGGCVRHWLDNEAATADARDPEGLHQLRVALRRLRSAMSLMKPAISPPVRDRWNDELRWLLGPLGPARDLDVFVTETLAPVREANPDDPDLGALIELAEDRRAQAHHTVRETLASERYGDLAFTFACWVGRSGWCRIDDIDARVLQREPITGFADAILAKRYRKARKQGRGFEHLAAEDRHELRIAMKKLRYGAEFFGDLYPGKDTGAFRKAASRMQDVLGHMNDVAVARHVVDDLLEDVPSGARQRSAALGAGQVIGWYKRQAQDLEPEARELWRAFRSHDPFWNAPDET
- a CDS encoding CYTH domain-containing protein — translated: MGYEIERKFLIANDAWRGGIVGERHLRDGLVARFGQGKVRVRIDAERAWITVKGPRVGFARPEFEYPIPLGDAEAMLASLCDGPVVEKTRYLVPHDGLVWEVDIYDGILGGLAFAEVELPSVDHPLRPPHWVGREVTGDPKFRQAALLQAVGGSPALAVG